The following proteins are encoded in a genomic region of Liolophura sinensis isolate JHLJ2023 chromosome 7, CUHK_Ljap_v2, whole genome shotgun sequence:
- the LOC135471558 gene encoding uncharacterized protein LOC135471558 codes for MRESPPQTLQTSGPQTIPSLTVSYDSDEPRHSHPVFRNEDKKIMDKEMKESTDMTSVIGLFNKNIISENGNMTPVSGSRYQTHFATAHGDGKHGTTYNSVTENKNDWLGEPPDIHKTKRAQYQALKDDCTNAIGPTMLHQACQILESESEETWQMKLMDLLGPQIYEEYALKIWQLNFLKGNMSSVLQFCDFANDH; via the exons ATGAGAGAATCTCCTCCACAGACATTGCAG ACATCTGGACCACAGACCATCCCAAGCCTTACTGTCAGTTATGATTCCGATGAGCCAAGGCATAGCCATCCAGTATTTCgaaatgaagacaagaaaat AATGGACAAAGAAATGAAGGAGAGCACTGATATGACATCAGTGATTGGGCTgtttaacaaaaacataatctcaGAAAACGGCAACATGACACCTGTCAGTGGATCCAGGTATCAGACTCATTTCGCTACAGCCCATGGTGATGGAAAACATGGGACCACGTATAATAGTGTGACCGAGAACAAAAATGATTGGCTTG GTGAACCACCTGATATCCACAAGACAAAGAGAGCACAATACCAGGCATTAAAAGA TGATTGCACAAATGCAATTGGTCCCACCATGTTACATCAGGCATGTCAGATATTAGAATCTGAGTCAGAAGAAACCTGGCAG ATGAAACTCATGGATTTGTTGGGGCCACAAATATATGAGGAATACGCCTTGAAAATATGGCAGCTTAATTTTTTGAAAGGCAACATGAGTTCTGTGTTACAATTCTGTGATTTTGCAAATGATCATTGA
- the LOC135470532 gene encoding uncharacterized protein LOC135470532 — MTTMANLVSQMTLVLLSLLIKGCDASYCYFSYYYSYYYCYYYYSYSLAGGTIAGIVIGCIVFVGLCIAACVVCCIKATSNSSRGTVVRNPNMAGNVAVVTTTAAQQGYAMQGYTQPPPAYGAYPNYPAPAYPPPGAVPTSGLPPSYPNSGPPKPPTLG; from the exons ATGACCACCATGGCAAATCTCGTGAGCCAGATGACCCTTGTCTTACTGAGTCTGCTGATTAAAG GGTGCGATGCGAGCTACTGCTACTTTTCCTACTACTACTCCTATTACTACTGTTATTACTACTACTCTTACTCACTGGC TGGTGGCACCATTGCTGGCATTGTGATCGGCTGCATTGTGTTTGTGGGGTTGTGTATTGCTGCCTGTGTGGTTTGCTGCATTAAAGCTACATCGAACTCTTCCCGAGGCACTGTTGTCAGGAACCCAAACATGGCCGGCAACGTAGCTGTTGTCACCACAA CTGCTGCCCAACAGGGCTATGCAATGCAAGGTTACACCCAACCTCCACCTGCATACGGCGCCTATCCGAACTACCCTGCGCCAGCATACCCGCCACCAGGAGCTGTGCCTACTTCCGGACTTCCTCCATCTTACCCCAACAGTGGCCCACCCAAACCGCCAACATTGGGTTGA
- the LOC135470924 gene encoding serine/threonine-protein kinase Nek4-like, with protein sequence MIADDYDFVKTIGKGKYGEVWQVIQKTTKKLFAVKKLELLGQTEEEHGTLRREAELLSNLSHPNIVACHGVFEVEGSHLCIVMHYCDGGDLHTRLQQQEGELIQEDQVMEWFIQVCMAIQLVPSWPHILHRDLKTQNIFLTQTKFVKLGDFGLSKMVVIWQKRSLELPNYMSPELFANKPYNSKTDMWSLGCCLHEMMTLKYAFTASSLPALMKIITKGQIPALPKEYSKDIMVLCKQLLNPKPSQRPSANKVLKMPFVVSHIQRFCRENRNASNGNKETVVIQPEVKETQKQEECGQVVQDIAGIAVGCKAKVCSMERRQELRKDENPLPKSDRGSGTHVNGDTNLRVEDTCTKVKPTTKKKRFLKDRALACHPEGKSAPPTRPPPIKPRSKSQ encoded by the exons ATGATAGCTGATGATTATGATTTTGTAAAGACCATAGGAAAGGGAAAATATGGAGAGGTCTGGCAGGTCATCCAAAAAACAACTAAGAAATTG TTTGCTGTGAAGAAGCTGGAGCTGCTGGGACAGACAGAAGAGGAGCATGGAACACTGCGGCGAGAGGCTGAGCTGTTGTCAAATCTGTCACATCCTAATATTGTGGCTTGTCATGGTGTGTTTGAGGTAGAGGGTAGCCATCTTTGTATTGTAATGCATTACTGTGATGGTGGGGACCTCCATACACGCCTTCAGCAGCAGGAAGGAGAATTAATTCAGGAGGACCAGGTCATGGAGTGGTTCATTCAAGTCTGTATGGCCATTCAG CTTG TACCTTCATGGCCACACATTCTTCACCGAGATCTGAAAACACAGAATATATttttgacacaaacaaaatttgtcAAACTAGGGGATTTTG GGCTCTCCAAAATGGTTGTGATATGGCAGAAACGTTCATTGGAACTCCCTAATTATATGAGCCCAGAACTGTTTGCCAACAAACCATATAACAGTAAG ACTGACATGTGGTCCCTTGGTTGCTGTCTCCATGAGATGATGACGCTTAAATATGCCTTCACAGCCTCCAGCCTGCCTGCCTTAATGAAAATCATCACCAAAGGACAG aTTCCTGCACTTCCTAAAGAATACAGCAAAGATATAATGGTGCTATGTAAACAGCTCTTGAACCCAAAACCTTCACAACGACCTTCTGCTAACAAAGTGCTAAAGATGCCATTTGTTGTCTCACACATCCAACGATTCTGTAGAGAAAACAG GAATGCATCAAATGGAAATAAAGAAACCGTAGTGATTCAACCTGAAGTCAAGGAAACGCAAAAACAGGAAGAATGTGGGCAAGTTGTTCAAGACATTGCAGGGATAGCTGTGGGATGCAAGGCAAAAGTTTGCTCCATGGAGAGGAGACAGGAGCTTCGCAAGGATGAAAACCCTTTGCCAAAAAGTGATAGAGGGAGTGGGACACATGTCAATGGGGACACTAACCTTAGG gTGGAAGACACGTGCACAAAAGTTAAACcgacaacaaaaaagaaacgctTTCTCAAGGACAGAGCTTTGGCCTGCCATCCTGAAGGGAAGAGTGCTCCTCCAACTAGACCCCCACCAATAAAG CCTCGGAGCAAGAGCCAATAA